From Rhodamnia argentea isolate NSW1041297 chromosome 10, ASM2092103v1, whole genome shotgun sequence, a single genomic window includes:
- the LOC115739211 gene encoding uncharacterized protein LOC115739211 has product MSTADLSLSAFNPIHSPLLRRPTSSSAPYLLPPPPSLSPRPHSLARLLHLCSSRADRRGILRRTSPITMSCGSTDRLRPELSELNDESDFEKLFTPSGRISICGFGSLLSERSARSTFPDLVDFRVARLDGFRRVFAHVAPIFFERGIAKPETKEISSLSVESCEGETLVVTVFEIEKSEIPAFMRRELEFRFLAVRPRTHDGKPFENLAVLCARYTDEEFFRIRCRGSKEIYFQHYGRYDIDKIWRDDVLPCRSYLRHCVLAAKNLGDAAYDNFLDHTYLADRKTTIRKYLETTGSGIMEEEPPESLRTRYGG; this is encoded by the exons atGAGCACcgccgatctctctctctcagcgtTCAATCCAATTCATAGCCCACTCCTACGCCGTCCGACGTCTTCCTCCGCCCCCTATCTTCTCCCTCCACCTCCATCGCTATCTCCTCGGCCGCACTCTCTCGCTCGTCTCCTCCACCTCTGCTCAAGCCGCGCCGATCGCCGCGGGATCCTTCGCCGGACGTCTCCGATCACCATGTCCTGCGGCAGCACGGACCGGCTTCGACCCGAACTGAGCGAACTCAACGACGAGTCCGATTTCGAGAAGCTCTTCACTCCCAGCGGCCGCATTTCCATCTGCGGCTTCGGTTCTCTGCTCTCCG AGCGAAGCGCGAGGAGTACGTTTCCTGATCTGGTCGACTTTAGAGTGGCGAGACTGGACGGATTCCGGCGCGTTTTCGCCCACGTTGCTCCTATTTTCTTCGAGCGCGGCATCGCCAAACCCGAAACCAAG GAGATCTCCAGCCTCAGTGTGGAGTCATGTGAGGGTGAGACTCTTGTGGTCACGGTCTTCGAGATTGAAAAATCTGAG ATACCAGCTTTCATGAGGAGGGAGCTCGAGTTCCGATTTCTCGCT GTCAGGCCTCGGACACATGATGGCAAGCCCTTCGAGAATCTAGCG GTGCTTTGCGCTCGTTATACTGATGAGGAATTTTTCCGAATCAGATGCAGAG GAAGCAAGGAGATTTATTTTCAACATTATGGACGTTACGATATTGATAAGATATGGCGGGATGATGTTTTACCTTGCCGCTCTTATCTTAGGCACTG CGTCTTGGCTGCAAAGAATCTGGGTGATGCTGCCTACGACAATTTTCTAGATCATACATACCTGGCTGATCGAAAAACGACAATCAGAAAGTATTTGGAAACGACAGGGTCGGGCATCATGGAAGAGGAGCCTCCGGAATCCCTGAGAACCCGTTATGGTGGCTAA
- the LOC115739298 gene encoding chaperone protein DnaJ-like, with protein MGKLEGHKTAADEAAKSRLVSDICSASDRAAACSHAVRRGPARVDWYRLLGVEENAELDAIRKQYHKLALQLHPDKNHHPKAEHAFKLVSEAYSCLSDDAKRNAFNLERWRNLCYDCQRIRHTSSASSKLTDGSKAQRTFTGFRDIRERFKEEARVIESCLRAAAALKQETIHISSNTTCASKTHLGNARRESPVFDPSLYKADGYPHLRTRTHKMPGNFRCSSQRERNKSAELGSPIFMGKKTSAGEGMRSRSVCLRS; from the exons ATGGGGAAATTGGAGGGCCACAAGACCGCGGCCGACGAAGCCGCCAAGTCCCGGctggtgtcggacatttgctcTGCCTCCGACCGTGCGGCCGCGTGCTCCCATGCGGTGCGCCGCGGGCCGGCCCGCGTCGACTGGTACCGCCTTCTCGGA GTGGAAGAAAATGCAGAGCTGGATGCCATTCGGAAACAGTACCATAAGCTAG CATTGCAGCTTCATCCAGATAAGAACCATCATCCAAAAGCTGAGCATGCGTTCAAGCTCGTCTCAGAG GCATATTCATGTCTATCTGATGATGCAAAGAGAAACGCCTTCAACCTGGAGAGATGGAGGAACCTGTGCTACGACTGTCAGAGAATCCGACACACGAGCTCAGCTTCTTCGAAGCTCACAGATGGATCAAAAGCCCAGAGAACTTTCACCGGATTCAGGGACATCAGGGAGAGGTTCAAAGAGGAAGCCAGGGTGATAGAGAGCTGCTTGAGAGCCGCCGCAGCACTGAAGCAAGAGACCATCCACATTTCGTCGAACACCACGTGCGCAAGCAAGACCCATCTCGGCAACGCCCGCAGAGAGAGCCCAGTCTTTGACCCATCGCTCTACAAGGCTGATGGGTATCCTCATCTGAGGACCAGAACGCACAAGATGCCCGGCAACTTTCGGTGCTCTAGTCAGCGAGAGAGAAACAAGAGCGCGGAGCTCGGTTCTCCAATCTTCATGGGCAAGAAAACGTCAGCAGGGGAAGGGATGCGTAGCAGATCAGTTTGTCTCCGTTCTTAA
- the LOC115739292 gene encoding probable polygalacturonase isoform X2: MGALLLLLALSNALNTRGGNSDGQCEYKLALDLDPRPHSVSITEFGAVGDGKALNTVAFQNAIFYLKSFADKGGAQLYVPPGRWLTGSFNLTSHLTLFLEKGATVLASQDPSHWEIGEPLPSYGRGIETPGRRYRSLINGYGLHDVVITGDNGTIDGQGSFWWELFANHLLNYSRPHLVEFVEAKHVVVSNITFLNAPAYNIHPVYCSDVHIQNVSINASPESPRTVGIVPDSSDNVCIEDCSISMGYDSIALKSGWDEYGISYSRPTSHVHIRRAYLQSFSGAAIAFGSEMSGGISNVYVNRVSICGSSSGVEFRTTRGRGGYIEDITISDVDMDDVQVAFGAKGHFGSHPDENFDPNALPVLRYITLQNVVGRSIAVAGNFTGISESPFTSICLSNISLSLKSASLTSWTCSDVSGSSSSVLPEPCPELAGSSSNSSSACISSVNAIGNSATL, encoded by the exons ATG GGAGCGTTGCTCTTGCTTCTGGCACTGAGCAATGCCTTGAATACAAGAGGAGGAAACAGTGATGGGCAATGTGAGTATAAACTGGCATTGGATTTGGATCCAAGACCGCATAGCGTGTCCATAACAGAGTTCGGTGCTGTTGGAGACGGGAAAGCTCTAAACACTGTCGCCTTCCAGAATGCCATTTTCTACCTCAAGTCCTTTGCTGACAAGGGAGGCGCTCAGCTTTATGTGCCTCCCGGAAGGTGGCTCACTGGAAGTTTTAACCTCACCAGCCATCTCACTCTCTTCTTGGAAAAAGGGGCCACGGTTCTTGCATCTCAG GACCCATCTCACTGGGAAATTGGGGAACCTCTCCCATCTTATGGACGCGGAATAGAAACTCCGGGAAGAAGATACCGGAGCTTGATAAATGGGTATGGGTTGCACGATGTGGTGATAACAG GTGACAATGGAACTATCGATGGTCAAGGCTCGTTTTGGTGGGAGCTATTCGCCAATCACTTGTTGAACTACAGTCGCCCTCATCTTGTGGAATTTGTAGAGGCAAAGCATGTAGTGGTTTCTAACATTACGTTCTTGAATGCTCCTGCCTATAACATCCATCCAGTCTATTGCAG CGATGTGCACATCCAAAATGTTTCAATTAATGCTTCACCTGAATCTCCTCGCACTGTTGGCATCGTACCAG ATTCCTCAGACAATGTATGCATAGAGGATTGCAGCATTAGCATGGGTTATGACTCCATCGCGCTCAAGAGTGGATGGGATGAGTATGGAATTTCCTACAGCAGACCCACCTCTCATGTGCACATTAGGCGGGCCTACTTGCAGTCATTCTCTGGGGCTGCAATTGCCTTTGGTAGCGAGATGTCTGGTGGGATCTCTAATGTCTACGTGAATCGTGTCAGCATATGTGGCTCATCAAGTGGCGTAGAATTCCGAACAACACGGGGCCGAGGCGGCTACATCGAAGACATAACCATATCTGACGTCGACATGGATGACGTCCAAGTGGCATTTGGTGCTAAGGGTCACTTTGGGTCCCATCCGGATGAAAATTTCGATCCAAATGCTCTCCCGGTTTTGCGCTACATTACTTTACAGAATGTGGTAGGAAGAAGCATCGCGGTTGCTGGAAATTTCACGGGAATTAGCGAATCTCCATTCACTTCCATCTGTTTGTCTAATATCTCCTTATCCCTCAAATCTGCTTCATTGACATCGTGGACTTGTTCCGACGTTTCGGGTTCTTCCTCATCTGTGCTTCCCGAACCATGCCCTGAGCTCGCAGGCTCGTCCTCAAACTCTTCCTCAGCTTGCATATCTAGCGTAAATGCCATTGGTAATTCTGCAACCTTGTGA
- the LOC115739292 gene encoding probable polygalacturonase isoform X1, with amino-acid sequence MLGALLLLLALSNALNTRGGNSDGQCEYKLALDLDPRPHSVSITEFGAVGDGKALNTVAFQNAIFYLKSFADKGGAQLYVPPGRWLTGSFNLTSHLTLFLEKGATVLASQDPSHWEIGEPLPSYGRGIETPGRRYRSLINGYGLHDVVITGDNGTIDGQGSFWWELFANHLLNYSRPHLVEFVEAKHVVVSNITFLNAPAYNIHPVYCSDVHIQNVSINASPESPRTVGIVPDSSDNVCIEDCSISMGYDSIALKSGWDEYGISYSRPTSHVHIRRAYLQSFSGAAIAFGSEMSGGISNVYVNRVSICGSSSGVEFRTTRGRGGYIEDITISDVDMDDVQVAFGAKGHFGSHPDENFDPNALPVLRYITLQNVVGRSIAVAGNFTGISESPFTSICLSNISLSLKSASLTSWTCSDVSGSSSSVLPEPCPELAGSSSNSSSACISSVNAIGNSATL; translated from the exons ATGCTA GGAGCGTTGCTCTTGCTTCTGGCACTGAGCAATGCCTTGAATACAAGAGGAGGAAACAGTGATGGGCAATGTGAGTATAAACTGGCATTGGATTTGGATCCAAGACCGCATAGCGTGTCCATAACAGAGTTCGGTGCTGTTGGAGACGGGAAAGCTCTAAACACTGTCGCCTTCCAGAATGCCATTTTCTACCTCAAGTCCTTTGCTGACAAGGGAGGCGCTCAGCTTTATGTGCCTCCCGGAAGGTGGCTCACTGGAAGTTTTAACCTCACCAGCCATCTCACTCTCTTCTTGGAAAAAGGGGCCACGGTTCTTGCATCTCAG GACCCATCTCACTGGGAAATTGGGGAACCTCTCCCATCTTATGGACGCGGAATAGAAACTCCGGGAAGAAGATACCGGAGCTTGATAAATGGGTATGGGTTGCACGATGTGGTGATAACAG GTGACAATGGAACTATCGATGGTCAAGGCTCGTTTTGGTGGGAGCTATTCGCCAATCACTTGTTGAACTACAGTCGCCCTCATCTTGTGGAATTTGTAGAGGCAAAGCATGTAGTGGTTTCTAACATTACGTTCTTGAATGCTCCTGCCTATAACATCCATCCAGTCTATTGCAG CGATGTGCACATCCAAAATGTTTCAATTAATGCTTCACCTGAATCTCCTCGCACTGTTGGCATCGTACCAG ATTCCTCAGACAATGTATGCATAGAGGATTGCAGCATTAGCATGGGTTATGACTCCATCGCGCTCAAGAGTGGATGGGATGAGTATGGAATTTCCTACAGCAGACCCACCTCTCATGTGCACATTAGGCGGGCCTACTTGCAGTCATTCTCTGGGGCTGCAATTGCCTTTGGTAGCGAGATGTCTGGTGGGATCTCTAATGTCTACGTGAATCGTGTCAGCATATGTGGCTCATCAAGTGGCGTAGAATTCCGAACAACACGGGGCCGAGGCGGCTACATCGAAGACATAACCATATCTGACGTCGACATGGATGACGTCCAAGTGGCATTTGGTGCTAAGGGTCACTTTGGGTCCCATCCGGATGAAAATTTCGATCCAAATGCTCTCCCGGTTTTGCGCTACATTACTTTACAGAATGTGGTAGGAAGAAGCATCGCGGTTGCTGGAAATTTCACGGGAATTAGCGAATCTCCATTCACTTCCATCTGTTTGTCTAATATCTCCTTATCCCTCAAATCTGCTTCATTGACATCGTGGACTTGTTCCGACGTTTCGGGTTCTTCCTCATCTGTGCTTCCCGAACCATGCCCTGAGCTCGCAGGCTCGTCCTCAAACTCTTCCTCAGCTTGCATATCTAGCGTAAATGCCATTGGTAATTCTGCAACCTTGTGA